Proteins from one Ignavibacteriota bacterium genomic window:
- a CDS encoding isoleucine--tRNA ligase: protein MFTPYPDTFTYPGIDQDILAHWHEQGVFEKSIAERDPARHFAFYEGPPTVNGRPGIHHVMARTLKDLVCRYKTMDGYRVTRKAGWDTHGLPVEIALEKELGFTQKSDIEKYGVAEFNTKAKELVYNHIEMRDGWQTLTERMGYWINLDEAYITCTNNYIESVWWAISEYYRKGLIYKGFKIVPQCPHCETPLSSHELALGYKDVNDMNVYVKFRVRGEDADILVWTTTPWTLISNVALAVHPDVDYARVQTPEHGVLYIAVNRLSVLGENVEVLDVMKGADLAGKEYEPLFSYVPVDRKAFYVVCGDFVTTDDGTGVVHIAPAFGVDDYEMLRANDLPFILPVTPGGRFTDEVTDFAGRLVKTIRFDSKVEEGADPDILKHLKARGRIYRSSKDYMHSYPFCWRCDNPLIYYARDSWYIRTTEYAKRMIELNGEITWCPPEVGSGRFGNWLEENKDWALSRDRYWGTPLPIWVSEDGSDTFCVGSVEELLEGWIVRDGERRHPTREEIDLHKPFVDGIIFEKNGVTYRRTPELIDVWFDSGAMPFAQYHYPFENRELFETNFPADFICEGIDQTRGWFYTLHAIAVGLFDKPAFRSLIVNELILDKEGQKMSKRLGNVVDPFAIIERYGADATRWYLTTSSPPWRQTKFNAEDIEDVQKNFFRALTNTYQFFAMYANIDGFTATDEQVPVEERQEIDQWILTELHNLVAEYRTEMDAYDVTAAARAVADYTVDQLSNWYVRRNRRRFWKGEMSRDKEAAYQTLHTCLVTVAQLMAPFAPFLSDSLYLRLTAGMPGARESVHLTLLPQPGPVNAELKRRMRDAQRVVSLTRGLREKTRLKVRQPLEKIIVATHDEQMKADIVLMDEVIRDETNIKRIEFIDSDSDLVVKKAKPVFKAIGPKYGKMVNPVVNRIKAFTRPEIDTIDREGSITVDVDGTAVTLTRDEVELVHEDIQGLTIGTDGDLVVALDTELTEELLDEGLAREFVNRIQNLRKDRGFEVVDRIAILYQTSEPRLDGAIQRTADYIQAETLAIKILSAEIPDTSAEHISVNEYACKVYVTNAVLG from the coding sequence ATGTTCACCCCGTACCCCGACACCTTCACGTATCCCGGCATCGATCAGGACATCCTCGCGCATTGGCATGAGCAGGGGGTTTTCGAAAAAAGCATCGCCGAGCGCGATCCCGCCCGGCACTTCGCTTTTTATGAAGGTCCGCCCACCGTCAACGGACGTCCCGGCATTCACCACGTGATGGCGCGCACGCTGAAGGATCTCGTCTGCCGTTACAAGACCATGGACGGGTACCGCGTGACGCGCAAGGCGGGGTGGGACACGCACGGCCTGCCGGTGGAGATCGCTCTCGAAAAAGAACTCGGGTTCACGCAGAAATCCGACATCGAGAAATACGGCGTGGCCGAGTTCAACACCAAGGCGAAGGAACTGGTGTACAACCACATCGAGATGCGCGACGGATGGCAGACGCTCACCGAGCGCATGGGGTACTGGATCAATCTCGACGAGGCGTACATCACCTGCACCAACAACTACATCGAATCGGTGTGGTGGGCGATCAGCGAGTACTATCGCAAGGGCCTTATCTACAAGGGATTCAAGATCGTTCCCCAGTGTCCGCACTGCGAGACGCCGCTTTCGTCGCATGAACTCGCGCTCGGGTACAAGGATGTGAACGACATGAACGTGTACGTCAAATTCCGCGTGCGGGGCGAGGATGCCGACATACTCGTGTGGACCACCACGCCGTGGACGCTTATTTCGAACGTGGCGCTCGCCGTCCATCCCGACGTCGACTACGCGCGTGTCCAGACGCCCGAGCATGGCGTGTTGTACATCGCCGTCAACCGCCTGTCGGTGCTGGGCGAGAACGTCGAGGTGCTCGACGTGATGAAAGGCGCCGATCTCGCGGGCAAGGAATACGAGCCGCTCTTCTCGTACGTGCCCGTCGACCGCAAGGCCTTCTACGTGGTATGCGGCGACTTCGTCACCACCGACGACGGCACCGGTGTCGTACATATCGCGCCCGCCTTCGGCGTGGACGATTACGAAATGCTGCGCGCGAACGATCTGCCGTTCATTCTTCCCGTGACACCCGGAGGCCGCTTCACCGACGAGGTGACCGATTTTGCAGGGCGCCTGGTCAAGACCATCCGTTTCGATTCGAAGGTGGAGGAAGGCGCAGATCCCGACATCCTGAAACATCTGAAGGCACGCGGCCGCATTTACCGCTCGTCGAAGGATTACATGCACTCGTATCCCTTCTGCTGGCGCTGCGACAATCCGCTCATCTACTATGCCCGCGACAGTTGGTACATCCGCACGACCGAGTACGCCAAACGCATGATCGAGCTGAACGGCGAGATCACGTGGTGTCCGCCCGAAGTCGGTTCGGGCCGTTTCGGCAACTGGCTCGAGGAGAACAAGGACTGGGCGCTGTCGCGCGATCGTTACTGGGGTACGCCGCTCCCGATCTGGGTATCGGAGGACGGCAGTGACACCTTCTGTGTCGGATCCGTCGAGGAACTGCTCGAAGGATGGATCGTGCGCGACGGCGAACGCCGCCATCCGACGCGCGAGGAAATCGATCTGCACAAACCATTCGTCGACGGAATCATCTTCGAAAAGAACGGCGTCACCTACCGCCGCACACCCGAACTGATAGACGTGTGGTTCGATTCAGGCGCCATGCCCTTCGCGCAGTATCACTACCCGTTCGAGAACCGCGAGCTGTTCGAGACAAATTTCCCCGCGGACTTCATCTGTGAGGGCATCGACCAGACGCGCGGGTGGTTTTACACGCTGCACGCGATCGCCGTGGGACTGTTCGACAAACCCGCGTTCCGCAGTCTCATCGTGAACGAGCTGATTCTCGACAAGGAAGGGCAGAAGATGTCGAAGCGGCTTGGCAACGTGGTGGATCCCTTCGCCATCATCGAGCGCTACGGGGCCGATGCGACACGGTGGTATCTGACCACCAGCAGTCCGCCCTGGCGCCAGACCAAGTTCAACGCCGAGGACATCGAGGACGTGCAGAAGAACTTCTTCCGCGCGCTTACCAACACGTATCAGTTCTTCGCGATGTACGCCAACATCGACGGCTTCACCGCGACGGACGAGCAGGTGCCTGTCGAGGAGCGTCAGGAGATCGATCAGTGGATACTGACCGAGCTGCACAACCTCGTCGCCGAGTACCGAACCGAGATGGACGCGTACGATGTGACGGCGGCGGCGCGCGCGGTGGCCGATTACACCGTGGATCAACTTTCGAACTGGTACGTACGGCGCAACCGCCGGCGCTTCTGGAAGGGCGAGATGTCGCGCGACAAGGAAGCCGCGTATCAGACGCTGCACACATGCCTCGTCACCGTGGCGCAGCTCATGGCGCCGTTCGCGCCGTTCCTTTCCGACAGCCTGTACCTCCGCCTGACCGCCGGCATGCCCGGTGCGCGCGAGTCGGTGCACCTTACGCTCCTGCCGCAGCCGGGACCCGTGAACGCCGAGCTGAAGAGGCGCATGCGCGACGCGCAGCGCGTGGTGTCGCTCACGCGCGGGCTGCGCGAGAAAACGCGTCTGAAAGTGCGGCAGCCGCTCGAGAAAATCATCGTCGCGACACATGACGAGCAGATGAAAGCCGACATCGTCTTGATGGACGAGGTGATACGCGACGAGACCAACATCAAACGCATCGAGTTCATCGACAGTGATTCGGATCTCGTGGTGAAAAAGGCCAAGCCCGTGTTCAAGGCGATCGGTCCCAAATACGGCAAGATGGTGAATCCGGTTGTGAACCGGATCAAGGCCTTCACCCGGCCCGAGATCGACACCATCGACCGTGAGGGCAGCATCACCGTGGATGTGGACGGCACCGCTGTGACATTGACACGCGACGAGGTGGAACTGGTGCATGAGGACATTCAAGGCCTGACCATCGGCACCGACGGCGATCTGGTCGTTGCGCTCGACACGGAGCTGACCGAGGAACTGCTCGACGAGGGACTCGCCCGCGAATTCGTCAACCGCATACAAAATCTCCGCAAGGATCGCGGGTTTGAAGTTGTCGACAGGATTGCGATCTTGTATCAGACGTCGGAGCCGCGTTTGGACGGGGCGATACAGCGTACCGCCGACTATATCCAAGCCGAGACGCTCGCAATCAAAATTCTTTCGGCCGAAATTCCGGACACATCCGCCGAACATATCAGCGTGAACGAGTACGCCTGCAAGGTCTACGTCACAAACGCCGTCCTGGGCTGA
- a CDS encoding DUF2905 family protein, translated as MFALAAAVLAARLHFGYIPVLGSMPGDITLTLPHGSLFLPLGSSAVLSVLLVLVTYISSKSNRTDDQ; from the coding sequence ATGTTCGCGCTCGCGGCCGCGGTGCTCGCCGCGCGCCTGCATTTCGGATACATTCCCGTGCTGGGCTCGATGCCCGGCGACATCACCCTGACCTTGCCGCACGGTTCGCTGTTCCTGCCTCTGGGCAGCAGCGCCGTACTCAGCGTTCTCCTCGTTCTCGTCACATATATTTCTTCCAAATCGAATCGCACAGACGACCAATAA
- a CDS encoding YggS family pyridoxal phosphate-dependent enzyme yields MVSQQLANILLRVNAACGRAGRLPGEVLLLAVTKTQSVEHINAALAAGITAIGENRVQEYLAKRPALRPHEFHFIGHLQRNKVKQILPHCAWIHSVDSLRLAEELRRQARCLPAPVSVLAEVNTSGEASKDGIDPTEAYALADLLHGSEGLVFRGFMTVAAPADDAEQVRPSFRLLRTLCDETRARFNDPRINQLSMGMSGDYEVAIEEGATIVRLGTALFGERQANV; encoded by the coding sequence ATGGTGTCGCAGCAGCTCGCGAATATTCTCCTCCGTGTGAACGCTGCATGCGGACGCGCCGGTCGCCTCCCGGGCGAGGTGCTGCTGCTTGCGGTCACAAAAACCCAGAGCGTCGAGCACATCAACGCAGCGCTGGCCGCCGGCATCACGGCGATCGGCGAAAACAGGGTGCAGGAATACCTCGCGAAACGTCCCGCACTGCGACCGCACGAGTTCCATTTTATCGGCCACCTTCAGAGGAACAAAGTGAAGCAGATACTTCCGCATTGCGCATGGATCCATTCGGTGGATTCCCTTCGCCTCGCGGAGGAACTGCGCCGGCAGGCGCGCTGCCTGCCCGCGCCGGTCTCGGTGCTCGCGGAGGTGAACACCAGCGGCGAGGCGTCGAAGGACGGGATAGATCCCACCGAAGCGTATGCGCTTGCCGACTTACTGCACGGATCCGAAGGCCTCGTATTCCGCGGCTTCATGACCGTCGCTGCTCCCGCTGACGATGCGGAACAGGTGCGACCGTCGTTCCGTCTGTTGCGGACTTTGTGTGACGAGACCCGCGCGCGTTTCAACGACCCGCGCATCAATCAACTGTCCATGGGCATGTCGGGCGACTACGAGGTTGCGATCGAAGAAGGCGCCACAATCGTCCGGCTCGGAACAGCCCTTTTTGGTGAACGACAGGCGAACGTTTGA
- a CDS encoding tyrosine-type recombinase/integrase produces the protein MTAADIQKTIQLFQRHLEKKGKNPNTVRSYANDIQQFFKWYVNTAGDGFTIADITRGDVIDFRGFLLTRKSSLASVNRRITSLRQFFEFSIESGWAVGNPVVTVLGLPSEPQIPTVLARKDALLLVRQSEQSARPMETAIILLLLHAGLRSGEICGLTIGDLHLTPRVGRLFIRGQRRKTVRFAQLSTRTQAALRQYLKRRGTAVLSRRRRAEPLFLHRDGEPLSQQAVDAIVKRVGRDAGVPNVTPMMLRNTFALQMLIHGETHDAVKRALGVTSIKNHIRLLEKIRTEDFPF, from the coding sequence ATGACGGCCGCGGACATACAGAAAACCATACAGCTTTTCCAGCGACACCTGGAGAAGAAAGGGAAGAATCCGAACACGGTGCGTTCGTACGCGAACGACATCCAGCAATTCTTCAAGTGGTACGTGAACACCGCCGGTGACGGATTCACGATCGCCGACATCACACGCGGCGACGTGATCGACTTTCGCGGTTTTCTCCTGACGCGCAAGTCGTCGCTGGCCTCGGTGAACCGGCGCATCACCTCGCTGCGGCAATTCTTCGAGTTCTCGATCGAGAGCGGCTGGGCCGTGGGAAATCCCGTGGTGACCGTGCTTGGCCTGCCGTCGGAGCCGCAGATCCCGACCGTGCTCGCGCGAAAGGACGCGCTGCTGCTCGTCCGTCAATCGGAACAGTCCGCGCGTCCCATGGAGACGGCGATCATCCTGCTTCTTCTGCACGCGGGCCTGCGCAGCGGCGAGATCTGCGGCCTCACCATCGGCGATCTGCACCTGACGCCGCGTGTCGGCCGCCTTTTTATCCGCGGCCAGCGCCGCAAGACCGTGCGTTTTGCGCAGTTGAGCACCCGCACGCAGGCGGCGCTGCGTCAGTACCTGAAGCGACGCGGCACCGCGGTGCTGTCGCGCAGACGCAGGGCGGAACCGCTTTTCCTGCATCGCGACGGCGAACCCCTGTCGCAGCAGGCGGTGGACGCCATCGTGAAGCGCGTGGGCCGCGACGCCGGCGTGCCCAACGTGACTCCGATGATGCTTCGCAACACCTTCGCCCTGCAGATGCTGATCCACGGCGAAACGCACGACGCGGTGAAGCGCGCCCTCGGTGTCACCTCGATCAAGAACCACATCCGTCTGCTCGAGAAGATCCGCACCGAAGATTTTCCCTTCTGA
- a CDS encoding leucyl/phenylalanyl-tRNA--protein transferase yields the protein MPAATLLAWYSEGIFPMGEEDGSISLYSPDPRGILDLDTFHVPKTLARILRSGRFDIRVNTAFDEVIRACAAREETWITREIEVVYRNLHTRGFAHSVEAWTDGALAGGLYGVAIGGAFFGESMFTRVRDASKAALVALVARLRARGFILLDTQWTTPHLERFGGREIPREEYLERLREARGLPVTFYP from the coding sequence ATTCCCGCCGCGACACTTCTTGCGTGGTACAGCGAGGGCATCTTTCCGATGGGAGAGGAAGACGGTTCGATATCGCTCTACAGCCCCGACCCGCGCGGCATACTGGACCTCGACACTTTCCATGTGCCTAAGACGCTTGCGCGGATCCTGCGAAGCGGCCGCTTCGACATACGCGTGAACACCGCCTTCGACGAGGTGATTCGCGCGTGCGCCGCGCGCGAGGAAACGTGGATCACGCGCGAGATCGAAGTCGTTTATCGCAACCTGCACACACGCGGTTTTGCACACTCGGTGGAGGCGTGGACGGACGGGGCGCTGGCCGGAGGGCTGTACGGTGTGGCCATCGGCGGGGCGTTTTTCGGCGAGTCAATGTTTACACGTGTGCGCGACGCCTCGAAGGCGGCCCTTGTCGCTTTGGTCGCGCGGCTGCGGGCGCGCGGGTTCATTTTGCTCGACACACAATGGACAACGCCGCACCTCGAGAGATTCGGCGGACGGGAGATCCCGCGCGAGGAATATCTTGAGCGCCTGCGCGAAGCGCGCGGGCTGCCCGTCACATTCTACCCGTGA
- a CDS encoding signal peptidase II encodes MRVLYLTLCIFLLDQASKLAVKGFSIPWLGVSHEGMQYASSVPVFGDWFKITYIENPNMAFGFDVGGKVFLALFAIAASAGMIWYLWKNRHERLVIRAGIALILAGALGNLLDRSLYGVLYGYAGWFEGNVVDFLDLDLFTMRFGDGAFKFWPIFNIADAAVSIGVVQLVIFGMKPKHSAEAAQQPAPQTGADGSASS; translated from the coding sequence ATGCGTGTCCTTTATCTGACCCTCTGCATTTTCCTTCTCGATCAGGCAAGCAAGCTGGCTGTGAAGGGATTCAGCATCCCGTGGCTCGGAGTGTCGCACGAGGGCATGCAGTACGCATCGTCCGTGCCGGTGTTCGGCGACTGGTTCAAGATCACCTACATCGAGAATCCGAACATGGCGTTCGGTTTCGACGTGGGCGGCAAAGTCTTTCTCGCGCTGTTTGCGATCGCCGCCTCCGCGGGCATGATCTGGTACCTCTGGAAGAACCGGCATGAGCGGCTGGTGATACGCGCGGGCATCGCGCTGATACTCGCGGGCGCACTGGGAAATCTGCTCGACCGATCCCTGTACGGCGTTCTGTACGGGTACGCGGGGTGGTTCGAGGGCAACGTGGTGGACTTCCTCGATCTTGATCTCTTCACGATGCGTTTCGGCGACGGGGCTTTCAAATTCTGGCCCATCTTCAATATCGCAGATGCGGCCGTATCGATCGGCGTGGTGCAGCTTGTCATTTTCGGAATGAAGCCGAAGCACTCAGCGGAAGCCGCGCAGCAACCCGCCCCGCAGACAGGCGCCGACGGATCCGCCTCCTCGTGA
- a CDS encoding TraR/DksA family transcriptional regulator, protein MAGIKKQKPTAAKSGSQRVSSTASTSKSAPKKPAKAGSAAGTIKKATPKAVDAPKPVKKAAAAPSAGQKTKTSVSKVPAKKAAAPKAAVPAKKVAPAKKAAPAKKTAPAKKAAPVKKAAPAKKAAPVKKAAPAKKTAPAKKTAPAKKAESRKPAPAPVKKAAAKPAVKAKPAPEKKAPPKAARPAAAPVEDAASRRKYTRRQKKDVSAPQQPKFTGKHAIPSKPKGEEQKAAQPSSRPRVYSDKDLEYFRVIIMDKIRDANDELVSIEERLMDSSTGEFHDDDSTYSLHMADQGTDAMEREKAFLFAQRERKFISHLSDALQRIKSGNYGICITCGNLIEKGRLEAVPHARMCVNCKNKTKND, encoded by the coding sequence ATGGCAGGAATAAAGAAGCAGAAACCGACCGCCGCGAAGAGCGGATCACAACGCGTCTCTTCGACCGCATCGACCTCAAAGTCCGCGCCGAAGAAACCGGCGAAAGCAGGTTCGGCTGCCGGCACCATAAAAAAGGCGACTCCGAAGGCGGTCGACGCACCGAAGCCGGTGAAGAAGGCCGCGGCGGCACCGAGCGCCGGACAAAAGACGAAGACGTCCGTTTCCAAGGTCCCGGCCAAGAAGGCGGCAGCCCCGAAGGCGGCCGTACCCGCGAAGAAGGTGGCACCGGCGAAGAAGGCGGCACCGGCGAAGAAGACGGCACCGGCGAAGAAAGCCGCGCCTGTGAAGAAAGCGGCGCCGGCAAAGAAAGCCGCGCCTGTGAAGAAGGCGGCACCGGCGAAGAAGACGGCACCGGCAAAAAAGACGGCACCAGCAAAGAAGGCCGAGTCCAGAAAGCCGGCGCCTGCACCGGTAAAGAAGGCGGCGGCAAAACCCGCCGTGAAGGCGAAGCCCGCTCCCGAAAAGAAGGCGCCCCCAAAGGCGGCGCGTCCCGCGGCCGCACCCGTCGAGGATGCCGCATCGCGTCGCAAGTACACACGGCGTCAGAAGAAGGACGTCAGCGCGCCGCAGCAGCCGAAGTTCACCGGCAAACACGCGATACCGAGCAAGCCCAAGGGCGAGGAACAGAAGGCCGCGCAGCCATCAAGCCGGCCGCGTGTGTACTCCGACAAGGATCTTGAGTACTTCCGCGTGATCATCATGGACAAGATCCGCGATGCCAACGACGAACTCGTCAGCATCGAGGAGCGCCTCATGGATTCGTCCACCGGCGAATTCCACGATGACGATTCGACGTATTCCCTGCACATGGCAGATCAGGGCACCGACGCGATGGAGCGCGAGAAGGCCTTCCTCTTTGCACAGCGCGAACGGAAGTTCATCTCGCATCTGAGCGACGCCTTGCAGCGCATCAAGAGCGGCAACTACGGCATCTGCATCACCTGCGGCAATCTCATCGAGAAAGGCCGTCTCGAAGCCGTGCCGCATGCGCGCATGTGTGTGAACTGCAAGAATAAAACGAAGAACGACTGA
- a CDS encoding DivIVA domain-containing protein: MTPDHIQEQTFKKSLRGYEPAAVHAFLDELADGVRSLVQQNEVLRARLALLESKQKDSEAVEERLRAVLAGLEGTADALLEQSRNNAAAATERTEQERTRLVAHAREEAALITRDAERTARRLVDEAQAKRDRVLEEVELLSARRAALVARMKSIMAAQLEFLQSLERDARDSVADTPEVPGALSKPEGLSAARLHTILSTIDAGDPRRQ, translated from the coding sequence ATGACACCTGATCACATCCAGGAACAGACGTTCAAGAAATCCCTCCGCGGATACGAACCCGCCGCGGTGCACGCCTTTTTGGACGAACTGGCCGATGGTGTGCGGTCTCTCGTACAGCAAAACGAGGTGCTTCGCGCCCGGCTCGCCCTGCTCGAGTCGAAGCAGAAGGATTCCGAGGCGGTCGAGGAACGGCTGCGCGCCGTGCTTGCGGGGCTGGAAGGCACGGCGGATGCTCTGCTCGAGCAGTCGCGCAACAATGCGGCCGCGGCGACGGAGCGCACGGAACAGGAGAGGACGCGCCTTGTTGCGCACGCGCGCGAGGAAGCGGCGCTGATCACGCGCGACGCCGAGCGCACCGCGCGCCGGCTCGTGGACGAGGCGCAGGCCAAACGCGACCGCGTGCTCGAAGAAGTGGAACTGCTCTCCGCACGCCGCGCGGCGCTGGTCGCCCGCATGAAGTCCATCATGGCGGCACAGCTCGAATTCCTGCAGTCATTGGAGCGCGACGCGCGAGACTCCGTGGCTGACACGCCGGAAGTGCCCGGCGCGTTGTCGAAGCCGGAGGGGCTGAGCGCGGCGCGGCTTCACACAATTCTCTCCACCATCGATGCCGGAGACCCGAGGCGCCAATGA
- a CDS encoding purine-nucleoside phosphorylase encodes MSELRQHIDETLAYLRSRTAMTPPVGIILGTGLGGLVGEIESQTVIDYGDIPHFPISTVESHHGKLIFGRLAGVDVVAMQGRFHYYEGYTLRQVTYPVRVMKFLGVETLLISNAAGGMNPLFRRGDLMVIDDHINLIGDNPLIGPNDDQLGPRFPDMSEPYSRHLIAMAENVALDARIPLRKGVFVAVAGPNLETRAEYRFLRGIGADVVGMSTVPENIVAVHMGMRVLGMSIVTDECFPDALEPVDVPAIIRTANEAEPKLTAIMRGVVARLHAK; translated from the coding sequence ATGAGCGAACTGCGCCAGCATATCGACGAAACACTCGCGTATCTGCGAAGCAGAACAGCGATGACACCGCCCGTGGGCATCATCCTCGGCACAGGCCTGGGCGGGCTCGTCGGCGAGATCGAGTCACAGACCGTCATCGACTACGGCGACATACCGCACTTTCCGATTTCCACGGTGGAATCGCATCACGGCAAACTCATCTTCGGCCGGCTGGCCGGCGTCGACGTTGTCGCGATGCAGGGGCGCTTCCACTACTACGAAGGATACACGCTGCGCCAGGTCACGTATCCGGTGCGTGTCATGAAATTTCTCGGCGTCGAGACGCTGCTCATTTCAAATGCCGCGGGCGGCATGAATCCGCTGTTCCGCCGCGGTGATCTGATGGTGATCGACGACCATATTAACCTCATCGGCGACAATCCCCTCATCGGTCCGAACGACGACCAGCTCGGTCCGCGCTTCCCCGACATGAGCGAGCCGTATTCCCGGCACCTCATCGCGATGGCCGAAAACGTCGCGCTCGACGCGCGCATCCCTCTGCGCAAGGGCGTCTTTGTCGCCGTCGCCGGACCGAACCTCGAGACGCGCGCGGAGTACCGCTTCTTGCGGGGCATCGGCGCCGACGTCGTCGGCATGTCCACCGTGCCCGAAAACATTGTCGCCGTGCACATGGGCATGCGTGTGCTCGGCATGTCGATCGTCACCGACGAGTGTTTCCCTGACGCACTCGAGCCCGTCGACGTGCCCGCGATCATCCGCACCGCGAACGAGGCAGAACCCAAACTGACCGCCATCATGCGCGGCGTCGTCGCGCGTCTGCACGCCAAGTGA
- a CDS encoding sugar kinase — MSVQSFLPPVQYDVTAVGDAFVELRAHDASLPEAASFERHIAGSAAHVAIYAAMLGGRSACVASVGADALGTFVQNTLRQYKVNVSGLQFSREQPTSLLFSARAGRAIQTTYYRLSDWQLHNTKEHVLLAQGSKFVHGSGFTLWKHPGRHSVFEILRLAKKSACTTVLQPYYEPALWRDHDDALATIKKTLQFADIATPTIDDAEHLFGRSTREDYLKKYHDLGVDTVILTMGKDGCLISEDGEVSAVPAIDAPVVDPSGVHEAWHAGLYIAMSEGYGLAQSTQFANAVAACVLRQNGPLVVLPSVDRIAEEFLGRSFDAL; from the coding sequence ATGAGCGTTCAATCATTCCTCCCTCCCGTTCAGTACGATGTCACTGCCGTGGGCGACGCCTTCGTGGAGCTCCGCGCGCACGACGCGTCACTGCCGGAGGCTGCCTCGTTCGAGCGGCACATTGCCGGTTCCGCCGCACATGTGGCCATTTACGCGGCGATGCTGGGCGGACGCAGCGCGTGTGTCGCGTCTGTCGGTGCCGACGCGCTGGGCACGTTCGTGCAAAACACGTTGCGCCAGTACAAGGTCAATGTCAGCGGCCTGCAGTTCTCGCGCGAACAGCCCACCAGCCTGCTCTTCAGTGCGCGCGCAGGTCGCGCCATACAGACAACATATTACAGGCTGTCCGACTGGCAATTACATAACACGAAAGAGCACGTGCTTCTTGCGCAGGGATCGAAGTTCGTGCACGGTTCGGGATTTACTCTGTGGAAACATCCCGGCCGGCACAGCGTCTTCGAAATCCTGCGCCTGGCAAAAAAATCAGCGTGCACCACGGTTCTGCAGCCGTATTACGAGCCGGCGCTGTGGCGCGATCATGATGACGCCCTCGCGACGATTAAAAAAACGCTGCAGTTCGCGGATATCGCCACACCGACCATCGACGACGCCGAACATCTTTTCGGCCGTTCGACGCGCGAGGACTATCTGAAGAAGTACCACGATCTCGGCGTTGACACGGTTATCCTCACCATGGGCAAGGACGGCTGTCTCATTTCAGAAGACGGCGAGGTCAGTGCCGTGCCGGCGATCGACGCACCGGTGGTGGATCCGTCGGGTGTGCACGAGGCCTGGCACGCCGGGCTGTACATCGCAATGTCGGAAGGGTACGGACTTGCGCAGTCCACACAATTCGCGAACGCGGTCGCCGCGTGTGTACTCCGTCAGAACGGGCCCCTGGTTGTGCTTCCCAGCGTGGATCGTATAGCGGAAGAATTTCTCGGCCGTTCCTTCGACGCGCTCTGA